Sequence from the Cellulomonas fimi ATCC 484 genome:
AGCTCGCCGACCGTGTTGGCGAGGACCGCCTCGTCGGCGCCCTGCCGGTACGCCTCGGCCAGGGCCACCACGTTCTCCGCGTAGGACGTCGTCTTGAGCCCGGCGACGGCCGAGCGCTCGTTGCGCACCCACGGCACGCGCACGACGCGCGACACCTCGGCGCGCGTCGCCGGGCCGGCGAGGACGACGAGGGTCTGGCGCTGCTCGTCGGGGGCGAACCGGTGCGAGCCGAGCGGCCCCGGGCCGCCGGTGAGCGTGATGCGCAGCCGCCCCGTGTCGGGCCCGGCCGCGTCCAGGACGGCGCGCACGGCCGTGCGCACCTCGGCGTCGTCCGGCTCGCCCAGCCCGAGCCCGAGGGCCGAGCGCCGCAGCCGGCGCAGGTGCCGGCTCAGCGCGAACGCCTGGCCGTCGTACACGGCGCACGTCTCGAACACGCC
This genomic interval carries:
- a CDS encoding aminotransferase class IV — encoded protein: MSVVIWSDGALREPTDPLVTGVDHGLTVGDGVFETCAVYDGQAFALSRHLRRLRRSALGLGLGEPDDAEVRTAVRAVLDAAGPDTGRLRITLTGGPGPLGSHRFAPDEQRQTLVVLAGPATRAEVSRVVRVPWVRNERSAVAGLKTTSYAENVVALAEAYRQGADEAVLANTVGELCEGTGSNVFVERDGELVTPPLSSGCLAGITRELLLEWGAQDGLPVREAEPGELPYTVLDDVASGRAQLLLSGSIRNVSPTVRLDDVDVVPGPLSLQAQRLFQEHVGRDLDP